A genomic region of Thunnus maccoyii chromosome 13, fThuMac1.1, whole genome shotgun sequence contains the following coding sequences:
- the mtmr4 gene encoding myotubularin-related protein 4 isoform X2, producing MLSGCQTCVGPVNLEPEPSLAQQRSSRQEEREGSEEERPDRLSTALAGSMGEEGPPSLEYIKAKDLFPQKELVKEDESLQVPFPVLQGEGVEYLGRADEAIIAISNYRLHIKFKDSVINVPLRLIDSVESRDMFQLHIICKDSKVVRCHFATFKQCQEWVKRLTRAIAHPSRLEDLFALAYHAWCLGGCADDEDQHVHLCRPGDHVRQRMEIEVKRMGFDTQNVWRVSDINCNYKLCSSYPQKLLVPIWITDKELESVASFRSWKRIPVVVYRHQKNGVVIARCSQPEISWWGWRNTDDEYLVTSIAKACQMNAAAKGTCGAPACRQRGEAPDSSDSDFDSSLTGGSGCDDNTVPQKLLILDARSYTAAVANRAKGGGCECEEYYPNCEVMFMGMANIHAIRNSFQALRTVCSQIPDPGNWLSALESTRWLQHLSVMLKAATLVCSAVEREGRPVLVHCSDGWDRTPQIVALAKILLDPYYRTLEGFQVLVETEWLDYGHKFGDRCGHQENADDVSEQCPVFLQWLDCVHQLLKQFPCLFEFNEAFLVKLVQHTYSCLYGTFLCNNAREREARNIYKRTCSVWSLLRTGNKNFQNFLYIPSHDMVLQPVCHTRALQLWTAVYLPTSSPCTAVDDSMELYLPPSVTGDELTSRSLDRLPKTRSMDNLLSAFENGVPLTRTSSDPNLNKHCQEGRSALEPSPATEGPSADSSDEVIPDTGLDSSDGEPLHQSPAKTPEGDQGAESCEDTLEEPCLTTQPLPSLPLPPVPFSKDVTLAHTPFPTPVLQQASPQITKPQLPPPPPEAESPCRTADSTTSPSHKSEPCLPLPCNGTQPAATTPTLLLNGHIDSKTNGLPQSADLLALKQLTSLLPMEDSTETLTGEGELPPALPPTESKDLTQNHVNDEEQPESQPQVQSQKEKEDVRTDVVKGRERVLAVAAPPVDCTQIAARHLISQSQLSDLSLLGSHWESVQGLVQSACHSGVSRALQANTYQSRRLASKLLRSQGFAIANGSQCCRREALCCPSSPLQVGWLSAARSAGYTGLNGPAMAALNSYSLAGHQLLPVSYSSPSASSSPPPPQAPAYLDDDGLPVPMDAVQQRLRQIEAGYKQEVEVLRQQVRQLQMRLESKQYSTPPSEPDIDYEDDITCLRESDNSNEEDSLSTHSEDRLSEGSWDRVERKDTEVTRWVPDHMASHCFNCDCEFWIAKRRHHCRNCGNVFCKDCCHLKLPIPDQQLYDPVLVCNTCHDLLLESRTREIRSQQLKKAIATASS from the exons GAGCCATCGCTGGCACAGCAGAGATCCagcagacaggaggagagggagggatcTGAAGAGGAGCGCCCAGATCGACTGTCTACAGCACTGGCTGGCAGCATG GGTGAAGAGGGGCCTCCCAGTCTGGAGTACATAAAGGCCAAAGACCTGTTCCCCCAGAAGGAGCTGGTGAAGGAGGATGAAAGCCTTCAG GTGCCATTCCCAGTTCTTCAGGGGGAAGGGGTGGAATATCTTGGCCGTGCCGATGAAGCCATCATTGCCATATCTAACTACAGGCTCCACATTAAGTTCAAGGACTCTGTCATCAAT GTGCCTCTCAGGCTGATAGACAGTGTGGAGAGCAGAGATATGTTCCAGCTGCACATCATCTGCAAAGACTCCAAAGTTGTCAg ATGCCACTTTGCAACGTTCAAGCAGTGCCAGGAGTGGGTCAAACGTCTGACCCGGGCCATAGCTCACCCATCCCGGCTGGAGGACCTGTTCGCCCTGGCCTATCATGCGTGGTGTCTGGGAGGCTGCGCTGATGATGAGGACCAGCACGTTCATCTCTGTCGCCCAG GTGATCATGTGCGTCAGAGAATGGAGATAGAGGTCAAGAGGATGGGCTTCGACACACAGAACGTCTGGAGAGTGTCAGACATAAACTGCAACTACAA GCTGTGCTCCAGCTACCCACAGAAGCTTCTGGTTCCAATATGGATCACTGACAAGGAGCTAGAGAGTGTAGCTTCCTTCAGATCCTGGAAGAGGATCCCTGTGGTGGTCTACAG ACACCAGAAGAACGGGGTGGTGATCGCCCGCTGCAGCCAGCCTGAGATCAGCTGGTGGGGCTGGAGGAACACAGATGATGAGTACCTGGTGACATCCATCGCCAAGGCCTGTCAGATGAACGCAGCAGCCAAGGGTACCTGTGGTGCACCAGCCTGCCGACAACGCGGGGAAGCTCCTGACTCCTCTGATAGTGATTTTG ACTCCTCTCTGACGGGCGGCTCTGGCTGCGATGACAACACTGTGCCACAGAAGCTGCTGATACTGGATGCTCGCTCATACACCGCTGCAGTGGCTAACCGAGCCAAGGGCGGAGGCTGTGAATGTGAAG agTACTACCCTAACTGTGAGGTGATGTTCATGGGAATGGCCAACATCCACGCCATCCGGAACAGCTTCCAGGCTCTGAGGACTGTCTGCAGTCAAATCCCTGATCCAGGAAA CTGGCTTTCAGCTCTCGAGAGCACCCGCTGGCTGCAGCACCTGTCTGTCATGCTGAAGGCAGCCACTCTGGTGTGTTCAGCGGTGGAAAGGGAAGGTCGTCCTGTCCTGGTTCACTGTTCAGACGGGTGGGACCGCACACCCCAGATTGTAGCCCTCGCCAAGATCCTGCTGGACCCTTACTACAGAACATTAGAG GGTTTCCAGGTGCTTGTAGAAACTGAATGGTTGGACTACGGTCATAAATTCGGGGACCGCTGCGGCCACCAGGAGAACGCTGACGACGTGAGCGAGCAGTGTCCCGTCTTCCTGCAGTGGCTggactgtgttcaccagctgcTCAAACAGTTCCCCTGCCTGTTTGAGTTCAACGAGGCCTTCCTG GTCAAGTTGGTGCAGCACACATACTCGTGTCTTTACGGCACGTTCCTGTGTAACAACGCCCGCGAGAGGGAGGCGAGGAACATCTACAAACGCACATGCTCCGTCTGGTCCCTGCTTCGCACGGGAAACAAGAACTTCCAGAACTTCCTCTACATCCCCAGTCATGATATG GTGCTGCAGCCAGTCTGCCACACACGGGCATTACAGCTGTGGACAGCTGTTTACCTGCCCACATCCTCGCCCTGCACCGCTGTGGATGATTCTATGGAGCTCTACCTCCCCCCGAGTGTCACAGGAGATGAACTCACCTCCCGCTCTCTGGACAG ACTTCCCAAGACCCGCTCCATGGACAACCTGCTGTCAGCTTTTGAGAACGGGGTGCCCCTGACACGTACATCCAGCGACCCCAATCTCAATAAGCACTGCCAGGAGGGTCGCTCTGCCCTGGAGCCCTCGCCCGCCACAGAAGGACCCTCTGCAGACAGCTCTGACGAGGTCATACCTGACACTGGACTGGACAGCAGTGATGGGGAACCTTTACATCAGAGTCCTGCCAAGACTCCAGAGGGTGACCAAGGTGCAGAGAGCTGTGAAGACACACTAGAGGAGCCCTGTCTCACCACTCAGCCCCTGCCCTCTCTGCCCCTTCCCCCTGTCCCTTTCAGTAAGGACGTCACACTCGCTCACACTCCCTTCCCCACTCCTGTCCTCCAACAAGCTTCGCCTCAGATCACCAAGCCTCAactcccacctcctccaccgGAGGCTGAGAGCCCCTGTAGGACTGCTGACAGCACCACGTCACCCTCTCATAAATCAGAGCCGTGCTTACCTCTCCCCTGCAACGGCACGCAACCTGCAGCCACCACACCCACCTTGCTGCTTAACGGCCACATTGACAGCAAAACAAATGGCCTTCCACAATCTGCAGACCTGCTGGCTCTGAAGCAGCTAACGTCACTGCTTCCCATGGAGGACTCCACAGAGACTCTCACAGGTGAAGGAGAGCTTCCCCCCGCCCTGCCTCCCACAGAGAGCAAGGATCTTACCCAGAATCATGTAAATGATGAGGAGCAGCCTGAGTCGCAGCCACAAGTTCAGTCccagaaggagaaagaggacgTGAGGACAGATGTAGTGAAAGGAAGAGAGCGTGTGTTAGCGGTTGCAGCACCTCCTGTAGACTGCACCCAGATAGCAGCTCGCCACCTGATCTCCCAGAGCCAGCTGTCTGACCTGTCCCTGCTCGGCTCCCACTGGGAGAGCGTTCAGGGTCTGGTCCAGTCCGCCTGTCACTCTGGCGTCAGCCGGGCCTTGCAGGCCAACACTTACCAGAGCCGCCGGCTTGCCAGCAAACTGCTCCGCTCCCAGGGCTTCGCCATAGCCAACGGGTCCCAGTGCTGCCGCAGGGAGGCTCTCTGTTGTCCCAGCAGCCCTTTGCAGGTTGGATGGCTGTCTGCTGCTAGGAGTGCAGGCTACACCGGTCTGAATGGACCTGCTATGGCTGCCCTCAACAGCTACTCCCTGGCAGGCCATCAGCTTCTACCGGTGTCATACTCCTCACCCTCCGCTTCCAGCTCCCCTCCCCCTCCGCAGGCCCCAGCTTACCTCGATGATGACGGGCTGCCGGTGCCCATGGACGCTGTTCAGCAGAGACTGCGGCAGATCGAGGCGGGCTACAAGCAGGAGGTGGAGGTGCTGCGGCAGCAGGTGCGACAGCTGCAGATGAGGCTGGAGAGTAAACAGTACAGCACTCCTCCCTCAGAGCCAGACATCGACTACGAGGATGACATT aCATGTCTGCGGGAGTCAGACAACAGCAACGAGGAGGACTCCCTGTCGACACACAGCGAGGACCGTCTGTCTGAGGGCAGCTGGGATCGAGTGGAGCGCAAGGACACAGAG gtcACGAGGTGGGTTCCCGACCACATGGCCTCCCATTGTTTCAACTGTGACTGTGAGTTCTGGATAGCCAAGAGACGTCACCACTGCAG GAACTGTGGCAATGTGTTCTGTAAAGACTGTTGTCATCTGAAGCTGCCCATCCCAGACCAGCAGCTGTATGATCCGGTGTTGGTCTGCAACACCTGCCATGACCTGCTCCTGGAGTCCCGCACTCGCGAGATCCGCAGCCAGCAGCTTAAGAAGGCCATCGCCACAGCCTCCAGCTGA
- the mtmr4 gene encoding myotubularin-related protein 4 isoform X3, which yields MGEEGPPSLEYIKAKDLFPQKELVKEDESLQVPFPVLQGEGVEYLGRADEAIIAISNYRLHIKFKDSVINTYPGVDNEISVPLRLIDSVESRDMFQLHIICKDSKVVRCHFATFKQCQEWVKRLTRAIAHPSRLEDLFALAYHAWCLGGCADDEDQHVHLCRPGDHVRQRMEIEVKRMGFDTQNVWRVSDINCNYKLCSSYPQKLLVPIWITDKELESVASFRSWKRIPVVVYRHQKNGVVIARCSQPEISWWGWRNTDDEYLVTSIAKACQMNAAAKGTCGAPACRQRGEAPDSSDSDFDSSLTGGSGCDDNTVPQKLLILDARSYTAAVANRAKGGGCECEEYYPNCEVMFMGMANIHAIRNSFQALRTVCSQIPDPGNWLSALESTRWLQHLSVMLKAATLVCSAVEREGRPVLVHCSDGWDRTPQIVALAKILLDPYYRTLEGFQVLVETEWLDYGHKFGDRCGHQENADDVSEQCPVFLQWLDCVHQLLKQFPCLFEFNEAFLVKLVQHTYSCLYGTFLCNNAREREARNIYKRTCSVWSLLRTGNKNFQNFLYIPSHDMVLQPVCHTRALQLWTAVYLPTSSPCTAVDDSMELYLPPSVTGDELTSRSLDRLPKTRSMDNLLSAFENGVPLTRTSSDPNLNKHCQEGRSALEPSPATEGPSADSSDEVIPDTGLDSSDGEPLHQSPAKTPEGDQGAESCEDTLEEPCLTTQPLPSLPLPPVPFSKDVTLAHTPFPTPVLQQASPQITKPQLPPPPPEAESPCRTADSTTSPSHKSEPCLPLPCNGTQPAATTPTLLLNGHIDSKTNGLPQSADLLALKQLTSLLPMEDSTETLTGEGELPPALPPTESKDLTQNHVNDEEQPESQPQVQSQKEKEDVRTDVVKGRERVLAVAAPPVDCTQIAARHLISQSQLSDLSLLGSHWESVQGLVQSACHSGVSRALQANTYQSRRLASKLLRSQGFAIANGSQCCRREALCCPSSPLQVGWLSAARSAGYTGLNGPAMAALNSYSLAGHQLLPVSYSSPSASSSPPPPQAPAYLDDDGLPVPMDAVQQRLRQIEAGYKQEVEVLRQQVRQLQMRLESKQYSTPPSEPDIDYEDDITCLRESDNSNEEDSLSTHSEDRLSEGSWDRVERKDTEVTRWVPDHMASHCFNCDCEFWIAKRRHHCRNCGNVFCKDCCHLKLPIPDQQLYDPVLVCNTCHDLLLESRTREIRSQQLKKAIATASS from the exons ATG GGTGAAGAGGGGCCTCCCAGTCTGGAGTACATAAAGGCCAAAGACCTGTTCCCCCAGAAGGAGCTGGTGAAGGAGGATGAAAGCCTTCAG GTGCCATTCCCAGTTCTTCAGGGGGAAGGGGTGGAATATCTTGGCCGTGCCGATGAAGCCATCATTGCCATATCTAACTACAGGCTCCACATTAAGTTCAAGGACTCTGTCATCAAT ACCTACCCAGGTGTGGACAATGAGATATCT GTGCCTCTCAGGCTGATAGACAGTGTGGAGAGCAGAGATATGTTCCAGCTGCACATCATCTGCAAAGACTCCAAAGTTGTCAg ATGCCACTTTGCAACGTTCAAGCAGTGCCAGGAGTGGGTCAAACGTCTGACCCGGGCCATAGCTCACCCATCCCGGCTGGAGGACCTGTTCGCCCTGGCCTATCATGCGTGGTGTCTGGGAGGCTGCGCTGATGATGAGGACCAGCACGTTCATCTCTGTCGCCCAG GTGATCATGTGCGTCAGAGAATGGAGATAGAGGTCAAGAGGATGGGCTTCGACACACAGAACGTCTGGAGAGTGTCAGACATAAACTGCAACTACAA GCTGTGCTCCAGCTACCCACAGAAGCTTCTGGTTCCAATATGGATCACTGACAAGGAGCTAGAGAGTGTAGCTTCCTTCAGATCCTGGAAGAGGATCCCTGTGGTGGTCTACAG ACACCAGAAGAACGGGGTGGTGATCGCCCGCTGCAGCCAGCCTGAGATCAGCTGGTGGGGCTGGAGGAACACAGATGATGAGTACCTGGTGACATCCATCGCCAAGGCCTGTCAGATGAACGCAGCAGCCAAGGGTACCTGTGGTGCACCAGCCTGCCGACAACGCGGGGAAGCTCCTGACTCCTCTGATAGTGATTTTG ACTCCTCTCTGACGGGCGGCTCTGGCTGCGATGACAACACTGTGCCACAGAAGCTGCTGATACTGGATGCTCGCTCATACACCGCTGCAGTGGCTAACCGAGCCAAGGGCGGAGGCTGTGAATGTGAAG agTACTACCCTAACTGTGAGGTGATGTTCATGGGAATGGCCAACATCCACGCCATCCGGAACAGCTTCCAGGCTCTGAGGACTGTCTGCAGTCAAATCCCTGATCCAGGAAA CTGGCTTTCAGCTCTCGAGAGCACCCGCTGGCTGCAGCACCTGTCTGTCATGCTGAAGGCAGCCACTCTGGTGTGTTCAGCGGTGGAAAGGGAAGGTCGTCCTGTCCTGGTTCACTGTTCAGACGGGTGGGACCGCACACCCCAGATTGTAGCCCTCGCCAAGATCCTGCTGGACCCTTACTACAGAACATTAGAG GGTTTCCAGGTGCTTGTAGAAACTGAATGGTTGGACTACGGTCATAAATTCGGGGACCGCTGCGGCCACCAGGAGAACGCTGACGACGTGAGCGAGCAGTGTCCCGTCTTCCTGCAGTGGCTggactgtgttcaccagctgcTCAAACAGTTCCCCTGCCTGTTTGAGTTCAACGAGGCCTTCCTG GTCAAGTTGGTGCAGCACACATACTCGTGTCTTTACGGCACGTTCCTGTGTAACAACGCCCGCGAGAGGGAGGCGAGGAACATCTACAAACGCACATGCTCCGTCTGGTCCCTGCTTCGCACGGGAAACAAGAACTTCCAGAACTTCCTCTACATCCCCAGTCATGATATG GTGCTGCAGCCAGTCTGCCACACACGGGCATTACAGCTGTGGACAGCTGTTTACCTGCCCACATCCTCGCCCTGCACCGCTGTGGATGATTCTATGGAGCTCTACCTCCCCCCGAGTGTCACAGGAGATGAACTCACCTCCCGCTCTCTGGACAG ACTTCCCAAGACCCGCTCCATGGACAACCTGCTGTCAGCTTTTGAGAACGGGGTGCCCCTGACACGTACATCCAGCGACCCCAATCTCAATAAGCACTGCCAGGAGGGTCGCTCTGCCCTGGAGCCCTCGCCCGCCACAGAAGGACCCTCTGCAGACAGCTCTGACGAGGTCATACCTGACACTGGACTGGACAGCAGTGATGGGGAACCTTTACATCAGAGTCCTGCCAAGACTCCAGAGGGTGACCAAGGTGCAGAGAGCTGTGAAGACACACTAGAGGAGCCCTGTCTCACCACTCAGCCCCTGCCCTCTCTGCCCCTTCCCCCTGTCCCTTTCAGTAAGGACGTCACACTCGCTCACACTCCCTTCCCCACTCCTGTCCTCCAACAAGCTTCGCCTCAGATCACCAAGCCTCAactcccacctcctccaccgGAGGCTGAGAGCCCCTGTAGGACTGCTGACAGCACCACGTCACCCTCTCATAAATCAGAGCCGTGCTTACCTCTCCCCTGCAACGGCACGCAACCTGCAGCCACCACACCCACCTTGCTGCTTAACGGCCACATTGACAGCAAAACAAATGGCCTTCCACAATCTGCAGACCTGCTGGCTCTGAAGCAGCTAACGTCACTGCTTCCCATGGAGGACTCCACAGAGACTCTCACAGGTGAAGGAGAGCTTCCCCCCGCCCTGCCTCCCACAGAGAGCAAGGATCTTACCCAGAATCATGTAAATGATGAGGAGCAGCCTGAGTCGCAGCCACAAGTTCAGTCccagaaggagaaagaggacgTGAGGACAGATGTAGTGAAAGGAAGAGAGCGTGTGTTAGCGGTTGCAGCACCTCCTGTAGACTGCACCCAGATAGCAGCTCGCCACCTGATCTCCCAGAGCCAGCTGTCTGACCTGTCCCTGCTCGGCTCCCACTGGGAGAGCGTTCAGGGTCTGGTCCAGTCCGCCTGTCACTCTGGCGTCAGCCGGGCCTTGCAGGCCAACACTTACCAGAGCCGCCGGCTTGCCAGCAAACTGCTCCGCTCCCAGGGCTTCGCCATAGCCAACGGGTCCCAGTGCTGCCGCAGGGAGGCTCTCTGTTGTCCCAGCAGCCCTTTGCAGGTTGGATGGCTGTCTGCTGCTAGGAGTGCAGGCTACACCGGTCTGAATGGACCTGCTATGGCTGCCCTCAACAGCTACTCCCTGGCAGGCCATCAGCTTCTACCGGTGTCATACTCCTCACCCTCCGCTTCCAGCTCCCCTCCCCCTCCGCAGGCCCCAGCTTACCTCGATGATGACGGGCTGCCGGTGCCCATGGACGCTGTTCAGCAGAGACTGCGGCAGATCGAGGCGGGCTACAAGCAGGAGGTGGAGGTGCTGCGGCAGCAGGTGCGACAGCTGCAGATGAGGCTGGAGAGTAAACAGTACAGCACTCCTCCCTCAGAGCCAGACATCGACTACGAGGATGACATT aCATGTCTGCGGGAGTCAGACAACAGCAACGAGGAGGACTCCCTGTCGACACACAGCGAGGACCGTCTGTCTGAGGGCAGCTGGGATCGAGTGGAGCGCAAGGACACAGAG gtcACGAGGTGGGTTCCCGACCACATGGCCTCCCATTGTTTCAACTGTGACTGTGAGTTCTGGATAGCCAAGAGACGTCACCACTGCAG GAACTGTGGCAATGTGTTCTGTAAAGACTGTTGTCATCTGAAGCTGCCCATCCCAGACCAGCAGCTGTATGATCCGGTGTTGGTCTGCAACACCTGCCATGACCTGCTCCTGGAGTCCCGCACTCGCGAGATCCGCAGCCAGCAGCTTAAGAAGGCCATCGCCACAGCCTCCAGCTGA